The following coding sequences lie in one Candidatus Marinarcus aquaticus genomic window:
- a CDS encoding M48 family metallopeptidase, translating into MQISFVQKAKIQPAVILDSTKYEEAGNYSIEKERIAMASAFYEFVIFFAWIGFGLQTLDALIQVEQGWLKAIIFVDAFIIINWLLGLPFSLHSTFKLDKKYGFSNMTPALYIKDTIKTGVLFLLFGSAVIAVIAVIIENLPMWWIWGFAFIFAVIILINMLYPVIRDKMFDKFEPLKDKELESKINNLLTQVGFKSSGVFSVDASKRDNRLNAYFGGLGSTKRVVLFDTLVEKLSHNELLAVLGHELGHFKNGDILKNIGIMGFVMFIFFAIFGNLSEEMFLGLHINNEPYAIITVFLMFSPIFSFFLIPLISSISRHNEYAADEFGSNLQTKEDLVTALLKLANENKSFPLSHPLYIFFYYSHPPLVERLKELGFEPSSERLNDMALQSDYVKEEV; encoded by the coding sequence ATGCAAATCAGTTTTGTACAAAAAGCCAAAATACAACCAGCTGTTATTTTGGATTCAACTAAGTATGAGGAAGCTGGGAACTACTCTATAGAAAAAGAGCGAATAGCAATGGCCTCTGCTTTTTATGAGTTTGTGATTTTCTTTGCATGGATTGGCTTTGGACTTCAAACTTTAGATGCACTCATTCAAGTAGAGCAGGGGTGGTTAAAAGCGATTATCTTTGTGGATGCGTTTATCATTATCAATTGGCTCTTAGGGCTGCCTTTTAGTTTGCACTCGACGTTTAAACTTGATAAAAAGTACGGTTTTTCAAACATGACACCAGCACTGTACATCAAAGATACGATTAAAACAGGAGTTCTGTTTTTACTCTTTGGATCTGCTGTGATTGCTGTGATTGCTGTGATTATTGAAAACTTACCTATGTGGTGGATTTGGGGATTTGCATTTATTTTTGCGGTGATTATTTTAATCAATATGCTCTATCCGGTTATCAGAGATAAGATGTTTGATAAGTTTGAACCACTCAAAGACAAAGAGTTAGAGAGTAAAATCAATAACTTACTCACACAAGTTGGGTTTAAAAGCAGTGGAGTCTTCAGTGTGGATGCCAGTAAGCGAGACAACCGGTTAAATGCCTATTTTGGTGGTTTGGGAAGCACCAAACGAGTAGTGCTTTTTGATACACTGGTAGAAAAACTTTCACACAATGAACTTTTAGCTGTTTTAGGACATGAATTGGGGCACTTTAAAAATGGAGACATTCTTAAAAACATTGGCATCATGGGATTTGTGATGTTCATATTCTTTGCAATATTTGGGAACTTAAGTGAAGAGATGTTCTTAGGACTTCATATCAACAATGAACCGTATGCCATTATCACGGTGTTTTTAATGTTCTCTCCAATTTTCTCATTTTTCTTAATACCACTGATTTCAAGTATCAGTCGACACAACGAATATGCTGCTGATGAGTTTGGATCAAACTTACAAACCAAAGAGGACTTAGTCACTGCACTTTTAAAGCTTGCTAATGAAAACAAGTCATTTCCACTCTCTCATCCGTTGTATATCTTCTTTTATTACTCTCACCCACCATTGGTTGAGAGACTTAAAGAGTTAGGATTTGAGCCAAGCAGTGAACGACTCAATGACATGGCATTGCAAAGTGATTATGTGAAAGAAGAAGTATGA
- a CDS encoding DNA recombination protein RmuC yields MIETAIFCGGLLVGAVVVYLVLKQRHQLIVSNLENEANLKLESLNDKLQNEQAHFNEKSRLIEESKESMQSEFENLVNKLFHENTQKSNQNLNLMLKPLKEQLNSFTTRVNEVYNEETKQRSSLLTEIKNLKELNQKISQDAINLTKALKGENKTQGDWGEMILESILEQSGLRKDKEYTIQNSYTDDNNKRLRPDVILHLPENKDIIIDSKVSLNAYVQHVNAETKQEQEEAKKELERSFMAHIKGLSAKRYEDIKELRSLDFVLMFVPIEGAFLLAASQNGNLFKTAFDNNIMIVSPSTLFVTLRTIENIWKFEYQNENAQKIAEKAGNLYDKFVLFLESFQTVGKSIEKAQEAYDTSMNRLSSGKGNVVSKVEEFKQMGVKPNKQIGQNLLEE; encoded by the coding sequence ATGATAGAGACAGCGATATTTTGTGGCGGTTTGCTTGTAGGTGCGGTTGTTGTTTATTTAGTATTAAAACAACGGCACCAACTCATTGTATCAAACCTAGAGAATGAAGCCAATTTAAAGCTTGAATCACTCAATGACAAGCTTCAAAATGAGCAAGCTCATTTCAATGAAAAGAGCCGTTTGATTGAAGAGTCAAAAGAGAGCATGCAAAGTGAATTTGAAAACTTGGTGAATAAACTCTTTCATGAAAACACACAAAAATCGAATCAAAATCTTAACTTGATGTTAAAACCTCTTAAAGAGCAGTTAAACTCATTTACGACACGAGTCAATGAAGTTTATAATGAAGAGACGAAACAAAGAAGTTCTCTCTTAACAGAAATAAAGAACTTAAAAGAACTTAATCAAAAAATCTCTCAAGATGCCATTAATTTAACCAAAGCCTTAAAAGGGGAGAATAAAACCCAAGGAGATTGGGGTGAGATGATTTTAGAGAGCATTTTAGAGCAAAGTGGTCTTCGAAAAGATAAAGAGTACACCATACAAAACTCATACACGGATGATAACAATAAACGGCTTCGTCCGGATGTGATTTTACACTTGCCAGAGAACAAAGACATCATCATTGACTCTAAAGTCTCACTCAATGCCTATGTGCAACATGTAAATGCCGAAACAAAACAGGAACAAGAAGAGGCTAAAAAAGAGCTAGAGAGATCATTTATGGCACATATCAAAGGATTAAGTGCCAAACGATATGAAGATATCAAAGAATTGCGAAGTTTAGACTTTGTGTTGATGTTTGTCCCCATTGAAGGGGCATTTTTACTGGCAGCCTCACAAAATGGAAATCTTTTTAAAACCGCTTTTGATAACAACATCATGATTGTCTCACCTTCTACACTCTTTGTAACGCTTAGAACCATTGAAAACATCTGGAAGTTTGAGTATCAAAATGAAAATGCCCAAAAAATTGCTGAAAAAGCAGGGAACTTGTACGACAAGTTTGTGCTGTTTTTAGAGAGCTTCCAAACCGTGGGTAAAAGCATTGAAAAAGCACAAGAGGCGTATGATACTTCAATGAACCGATTAAGCAGTGGAAAAGGCAATGTCGTTTCAAAAGTTGAAGAGTTTAAACAAATGGGCGTAAAACCCAACAAACAAATAGGGCAAAACCTATTAGAAGAGTAA
- a CDS encoding HD-GYP domain-containing protein — protein sequence MSVTEVGHKYYLIDKIVITLNSVLTFDLYKKDEGEKPTLMLHKHMPIVQELYDNEIQEYDLYVHEDEKQHYDLLYKTFSNKGIAPQKMLPLYNHISENVHKLFQNPESMTNYKVAKSSVSGLVSTVLSKDFGSSSFLSVLVYDYYTHTHSLNVCVYAVSLGRHLGMGKDQLEELGIAALLHDIGKSKIDEAILYKEGKLSEDEFKKVKEHPVHGWNILKLLGIKNKNILAGVRSHHEKLDGTGYPDGLKSKEIHIYAKIIGMCDVFDAITTNRSYNDPKSTFETLIMMKKEMRNHLDTVLINHFIMMLKEQATA from the coding sequence ATGTCTGTGACTGAAGTAGGACATAAATATTATCTGATTGATAAAATTGTGATTACGCTGAACTCTGTTTTAACGTTTGATTTGTATAAAAAAGATGAAGGCGAAAAACCAACCTTGATGCTGCACAAGCACATGCCCATTGTTCAAGAACTTTACGACAATGAGATACAAGAGTATGATTTATATGTGCACGAAGATGAAAAGCAACACTATGATTTGCTTTATAAAACATTTTCGAATAAAGGTATCGCGCCTCAAAAAATGTTGCCACTGTACAATCATATCAGTGAAAATGTACACAAACTCTTTCAAAACCCAGAATCCATGACAAACTATAAAGTTGCTAAATCAAGCGTTTCTGGGCTTGTCTCAACCGTACTTTCAAAAGATTTTGGAAGCTCTTCGTTTCTTTCTGTTTTGGTTTATGACTATTATACACATACTCATTCACTCAATGTATGTGTGTATGCTGTAAGTTTAGGGCGACATTTAGGTATGGGAAAAGACCAACTTGAAGAGCTTGGTATTGCCGCACTGTTACACGATATTGGAAAAAGTAAAATTGATGAAGCAATCTTATACAAAGAGGGGAAACTCAGCGAAGATGAGTTTAAAAAAGTCAAAGAACATCCTGTGCACGGTTGGAATATTTTAAAACTTTTGGGTATTAAAAATAAAAATATTTTAGCAGGTGTACGTTCTCACCATGAGAAACTTGATGGTACGGGCTATCCTGATGGTTTAAAGAGTAAAGAGATTCATATCTATGCTAAGATTATTGGGATGTGTGATGTATTTGATGCCATTACTACCAATCGAAGTTATAATGACCCTAAAAGTACATTTGAAACACTCATTATGATGAAAAAAGAGATGCGAAATCATCTGGATACGGTGTTAATTAATCACTTTATTATGATGCTTAAAGAGCAAGCCACTGCTTAA